A genomic segment from Necator americanus strain Aroian chromosome III, whole genome shotgun sequence encodes:
- a CDS encoding hypothetical protein (NECATOR_CHRIII.G12231.T1) — MWLFLVFAVCVITCSGTKIRESRNYPDDSRIPTSKGKNPHGTSRFSYTYVSVCLNGTQNDPLVVTYAKKCEKRESLVALGRYTNQVNTTGWGILEIETFSGHPYGLQSYAAGVAEGELTRRLISFHYRNTMEEMCKNHTYYCERLYKYLTKNLEWMRSEVLSKPPTDLFWRHVNLTFAQLTGLRDSYMRENLTPRIAFELSPIYMMQLHGDLFDLEKYLNKTSDSTDGGRCSALVKIAPGNKDLFFSHVTMSSFSWMIRLLKLYKFGFDPKEVPGHTVTFSGYPGQLASTDDFYLTSGGLAFLETTIDIFKTSLYNHINPEGQVLCWIRSTISNYLSSTPRKWVELFSRYNSGTYNNQWDVLDYKLFKPGKEIPEKDLFWILEQTPGYVKMEDMTWFLKNYSYWPSYNIPFFKDIGISTGVNEVGEEYDWCNWNWSPRARIFKRDHKKVVDIDTLTKLMRYNDYTHDEFSRCKCTPLPYTAEAAIAARGDLNDPNGTYEWKEMGFRDHAAFDFKGTNYEMFSKLRFRAWGGPTYDPLPVFDWSTTKVVANHFGQPQVWNFTYVDLEWETETEVLGFENVDRSV; from the exons ATGTGGttatttttggtgttcgcGGTATGCGTAATCACCTGCTCGGGTACCAAGATCCGTGAAAGCAGAAATTACCCCGATGACAGC CGAATCCCCACATCAAAAGGCAAGAATCCTCACGGAACTTCGCGATTCAGTTACACCTATGTATCTGTATGTCTGAACGGCACCCAAAATGATCCCCTGGTGGTTACGTACGCTaagaaatgcgaaaaaagGGAATCCCTAGTGGCCTTGGGTAGATACACCAACCAAGTAAACACTACGGG ATGGGGTATATTGGAAATTGAGACCTTCTCAGGACACCCATATGGTTTGCAGTCTTATGCGGCCGGAGTTGCCGAAG GTGAGCTGACCCGTCGGCTAATATCCTTTCATTACAGAAATACAATGGAAGAAATGTGCAAGAACCACAC TTACTATTGTGAACGTCTTTACAAGTATTTAACTAAAAATCTGGAATGGATGCGATCTGAGGTGCTCTCGAAGCCGCCTACGGATTTATTCTGGCGACAT GTGAATCTCACATTCGCACAACTCACGGGTCTTCGTGATTCTTACATGAGGGAAAATCTAACACCACGAATTGCTTTTGAGCTATCTCCTATCTA caTGATGCAGCTTCATGGAGATCTCTTTGATCTAGAGAAGTACTTGAATAAAACATCTGATTCAACAGATGGAGGGCGATGTTCTGCGTTGGTGAAAATTGCGCCAGGAAATAAG GACTTGTTTTTCTCCCATGTTACTATGTCAAGTTTCAGTTGGATGATAAGACTGTTGAAGTTGTATAAATTTGGATTTG ATCCCAAGGAAGTCCCGGGTCATACAGTTACTTTCTCCGGATATCCAGGTCAACTAGCTTCAACGGACGACTTTTATTTGACCAGCGGAGGCTTGGCAT TTCTCGAAACCACAATAGATATATTCAAAACATCACTTTACAACCATATCAATCCCGAAGGACAAGTGCTCTGCTGGATCCGCTCTACTATCTCAAATTATCTCAGCAG TACACCAAGGAAATGGGTCGAGCTGTTCTCTCGCTACAATTCCGGCACCTACAACAACCAGTGGGATGTGTTAGATTACAAGTTATTCAAGCCCGGAAAAGAAATCCCCGAGAAGGATCTGTTTTGGATCCTTGAGCAAACGCC TGGATACGTAAAAATGGAGGATATGACATGGTTCTTAAAGAATTATTCCTACTGGCCGTCTTACAATATACCATTTTTCAAGGATATCGGTATTTCTACTGGAGTTAACGAAGTG GGCGAAGAATACGACTGGTGCAATTGGAATTGGTCTCCACGAGCCAGAATCTTCAAGAGGGACCACAAGAAAGTCGTCGATATCGATACCCTTACAAAACTCATGAG ATATAACGATTATACACACGACGAGTTCTCTCGTTGTAAATGCACACCACTACCGTATACAGCAGAA GCAGCAATAGCTGCAAGAGGTGATCTGAATGATCCGAATGGCACCtatgaatggaaagaaatgggATTCCGTGACCATGCTGCCTTCGATTTCAAG GGCACAAACTACGAGATGTTTTCGAAGCTTCGATTTAGGGCGTGGGGTGGACCAACGTACGATCCATTACCAGTATTCGA cTGGTCAACCACAAAGGTAGTGGCAAATCACTTTGGACAACCTCAAGTATGGAATTTCACCTACGTAGATCTAGAATGGGAGACGGAAACGGAGGTATTGGGATTCGAGAATGTTGACAGATCGGTATAA
- a CDS encoding hypothetical protein (NECATOR_CHRIII.G12231.T2) → MWLFLVFAVCVITCSGTKIRESRNYPDDSRIPTSKGKNPHGTSRFSYTYVSVCLNGTQNDPLVVTYAKKCEKRESLVALGRYTNQVNTTGWGILEIETFSGHPYGLQSYAAGVAEGELTRRLISFHYRNTMEEMCKNHTYYCERLYKYLTKNLEWMRSEVLSKPPTDLFWRHVNLTFAQLTGLRDSYMRENLTPRIAFELSPIYMMQLHGDLFDLEKYLNKTSDSTDGGRCSALVKIAPGNKDLFFSHVTMSSFSWMIRLLKLYKFGFDPKEVPGHTVTFSGYPGQLASTDDFYLTSGGLAFLETTIDIFKTSLYNHINPEGQVLCWIRSTISNYLSSTPRKWVELFSRYNSGTYNNQWDVLDYKLFKPGKEIPEKDLFWILEQTPGYVKMEDMTWFLKNYSYWPSYNIPFFKDIGISTGVNEVGEEYDWCNWNWSPRARIFKRDHKKVVDIDTLTKLMRYNDYTHDEFSRCKCTPLPYTAEAAIAARGDLNDPNGTYEWKEMGFRDHAAFDFKGTNYEMFSKLRFRAWGGPTYDPLPVFDWSTTKVVANHFGQPQVWNFTYVDLEWETETEVQLKTDASTCFVEISQQAFSLADVVRTMSSAKRRCLSLTSLFDSYLRSYLSLCNEVKLLHAGIHCCDEAAIRTVSNLGSCFTESIE, encoded by the exons ATGTGGttatttttggtgttcgcGGTATGCGTAATCACCTGCTCGGGTACCAAGATCCGTGAAAGCAGAAATTACCCCGATGACAGC CGAATCCCCACATCAAAAGGCAAGAATCCTCACGGAACTTCGCGATTCAGTTACACCTATGTATCTGTATGTCTGAACGGCACCCAAAATGATCCCCTGGTGGTTACGTACGCTaagaaatgcgaaaaaagGGAATCCCTAGTGGCCTTGGGTAGATACACCAACCAAGTAAACACTACGGG ATGGGGTATATTGGAAATTGAGACCTTCTCAGGACACCCATATGGTTTGCAGTCTTATGCGGCCGGAGTTGCCGAAG GTGAGCTGACCCGTCGGCTAATATCCTTTCATTACAGAAATACAATGGAAGAAATGTGCAAGAACCACAC TTACTATTGTGAACGTCTTTACAAGTATTTAACTAAAAATCTGGAATGGATGCGATCTGAGGTGCTCTCGAAGCCGCCTACGGATTTATTCTGGCGACAT GTGAATCTCACATTCGCACAACTCACGGGTCTTCGTGATTCTTACATGAGGGAAAATCTAACACCACGAATTGCTTTTGAGCTATCTCCTATCTA caTGATGCAGCTTCATGGAGATCTCTTTGATCTAGAGAAGTACTTGAATAAAACATCTGATTCAACAGATGGAGGGCGATGTTCTGCGTTGGTGAAAATTGCGCCAGGAAATAAG GACTTGTTTTTCTCCCATGTTACTATGTCAAGTTTCAGTTGGATGATAAGACTGTTGAAGTTGTATAAATTTGGATTTG ATCCCAAGGAAGTCCCGGGTCATACAGTTACTTTCTCCGGATATCCAGGTCAACTAGCTTCAACGGACGACTTTTATTTGACCAGCGGAGGCTTGGCAT TTCTCGAAACCACAATAGATATATTCAAAACATCACTTTACAACCATATCAATCCCGAAGGACAAGTGCTCTGCTGGATCCGCTCTACTATCTCAAATTATCTCAGCAG TACACCAAGGAAATGGGTCGAGCTGTTCTCTCGCTACAATTCCGGCACCTACAACAACCAGTGGGATGTGTTAGATTACAAGTTATTCAAGCCCGGAAAAGAAATCCCCGAGAAGGATCTGTTTTGGATCCTTGAGCAAACGCC TGGATACGTAAAAATGGAGGATATGACATGGTTCTTAAAGAATTATTCCTACTGGCCGTCTTACAATATACCATTTTTCAAGGATATCGGTATTTCTACTGGAGTTAACGAAGTG GGCGAAGAATACGACTGGTGCAATTGGAATTGGTCTCCACGAGCCAGAATCTTCAAGAGGGACCACAAGAAAGTCGTCGATATCGATACCCTTACAAAACTCATGAG ATATAACGATTATACACACGACGAGTTCTCTCGTTGTAAATGCACACCACTACCGTATACAGCAGAA GCAGCAATAGCTGCAAGAGGTGATCTGAATGATCCGAATGGCACCtatgaatggaaagaaatgggATTCCGTGACCATGCTGCCTTCGATTTCAAG GGCACAAACTACGAGATGTTTTCGAAGCTTCGATTTAGGGCGTGGGGTGGACCAACGTACGATCCATTACCAGTATTCGA cTGGTCAACCACAAAGGTAGTGGCAAATCACTTTGGACAACCTCAAGTATGGAATTTCACCTACGTAGATCTAGAATGGGAGACGGAAACGGAG gttcagctgaagaccgatgcatccacatgtttcgtcgaaatCAGTCAGCAGGCGTTCAGCTTGGCTGATGTTGtgagaacgatgtcatcagcaaagcgtagatg TCTCTCACTTACATCCCTCTTCGATAGCTACCTACGCAGCTACCTTTCACTGTGCAATGAAGTGAAGCTCCTACACGCAGGAATACACT gttGTGACGAAGCCGCAATAAGGACTGTTagcaatcttggctcttgcttcacaGAGTCaatcgaataa